CCCATCAGGTAGAGGGTGTGAAGACGGCGCTGCGATGGGGAGGACGGATTCTTTTTGCAGACGACATGGGTGTTGGAAAAACAATTCAGGCATTGGCCACCGTGGCAGCACTCGAGGCCTATCCACTTCTCATCGTATGTCCCTCGGTGTTAAAGCTCATGTGGGCAGACCTAATCGAGCAGTACCTGCACGAGCAGGTGTCTGTCGAGGAGATCCACCTGATTCACGGCGCCAATGACGCGCTTAGTATTGACTCGCAGCCAAAAGTGGTGCTGGTGAGCTATCAcatggcagcggtgctggagaagcagctgcaggctCGCAGCTGGAAGTGTCTCTTGTGCGATGAGAGCCATCTTCTGCACACAAATGTTAGCGGAGCTGATGCAACCTATACTCGTGTGGTGGCGGCTATCGGGCAACGGACGCCTCACTGTCTCCTGCTTTCTGGAACGCCGGCTACGGATAATCCATTCGATCTGTTTAACCAGATCGACACGCTCCGGCCCAAGCTACTTGGGGAGTCGCGCTTTGAGTTCGCGATGCGGTACTGCCAGCTCACCTTCTCTCCCTACTTGCAGGTTGGAGGGTCAACGAGGAGGGTGGAGTTttcatcgctgctgcgctcctgctgtatgctgcgccgcctcaagGAGGATGTGCTGGAGCTGCCACGAAAAAGCAGAGTTGTGATGCGGGTAGCACATCGTCATGGCTCGCACAGTGACGCCCGCCGCAGCGGGGAAGCTCCGTATCAGGACCGGTACGCGAATAGTTGGAAGGCAAACTGGAACGGTATCGCGGAAGCAGTAgagcactgctgcagcaagTACGACCGCGTTGTGCTTTTGGCGCACCACATCGAGCTGATTGATTCACTTGTGCAGTGGACTCGTGACCACTGCAAGCGCGCCGTACGCATTGACGGACGAGTGCCGGTGCAACAGCGGGGAGATCTCCTACACACTTTCCACCGAGGGGATGCGAGAATTGCGGTAATCGGAATCACGGCGTGCGCGGTTGGTATTTCTCTAGCACCGGCTCAGTGCGCCGTGTTCTGTGAGCTCCCCCCTGACGCGGCGTGGATGCGGCAGGCAGAGGATCGCCTGCATCGCCCTGGACAGCGCGACGAGGTTGTGGTATACTATCTGCTAGGGCTCCATTCGCAGTTTGACGCCGAGCTCTTTTCCCGCTTGTGCAGGAGCCTCTCCGACGCGGAGGAGTCTCGAGGGACAAGCCTCTCGCTTTCGCAAATCGCGCACGCGTCCCACCCAACACTGCACCCGAAGCCTGCTTCCAAGGCGCCGACGCATGGCTCGGTGCAGCCAACGGCGGAGCCTTTGCTCTTTTGTATTAGCAAAAACACCGACCGGATCCACGTACGCGCAAGCAAATCGACTGGCTTTTACACTACGTTTCCGTGGCATGAGGCAAGACAgtgcgtgcagcagcgtcaggaCCCAGTGTGGCAGCAGCTGGACACTTTCCTTGAATCCGTTACTCGCCTTTCACCGTTTCATCGGAGACAACTTGTCCTTCGCCAGGCGTGGCTGCCTCCTGTCTTCCAGTGGAAAagcggcggagcggctgccTCCGCTCCACGACGGCGCAACCGCTATGCGAAAACCCTGACTCTTGGATGGGGAGTGTGGTGGGAGGTGCGCCGATTGTACTTTCCTACGCGTTACTACTTTGGTCCCCTCACCGCTTCCGCGAAGAATGAATACGAACCTGGCTGCCTGAACTGCGCGGCGAGCCTCCCACAGCTCGATCGACGTGCTTACATCTTTGTTCCCGGGGCAATTTGCGGTGCCGCCAACGGCGATTCCGAGCTCTTCTGCTCAGGTAAGTGTAGGTTGTCGTTTTTTATCCGGCGGTCTGGTGGTGTGATACGCCGCAGTGTTGCGGGTGTAGACAAGAGTGTTTGCTCGCATTGCCACGTTGACTGTGAGACACTGTGTACcgccgtagcagcagcggcaggaagGCGAGAGCGTGTGGCTGTGATTGAGAGGCTGcacccgcagctgctgcaatTCCCCGCTCTCTGCGAGAAGGTCGTCTCGAATCCTATCCCTGGGAATTTCTGGCACGCTGACCACGTGGTTCCCGTTGCGTGTGGTGGCGGGGAGGCGACTCTAGAGAACCTGCAGACGCTGTGCGTCGTCTGTCACGCCCTCAAAACCCATGAAGATATGAGGCAACTGCGACAGAAGCGCGCACTGTTGCCTGCCCAAGGGCCGGTGGCTCGAACAACAGTCGACGTCGCGTGGGTAAAGGTGACTGCTTCCAGTGTCTCACGGGTCACATGGCGCAAAGTGTGAACTTCCACTCGCGGAGACATGTAGCGTGCCCGCAGCAACCATTGTGGAAGACGTTCTTTTCGCTGTTGTTGGGGCTATCTGTTGTTTCCttccacccccacccctcctcctcctcttaTTCCGTGTCGATACTGCCAACTCATGTGACTGAAACGGTGGCACTTTTCCCATCCGCTTTTCCTTCGTTCGAGAAAAAACTATGTGGAAACTCCGAAAGGTAGTACGGGGCTGATGTGGCGGAAGCATAGACGGAAGGGTATCATGCTGCTCTAATGGGCTGTGTGGCACACCTCGCACACTCGGCTGTAGACGCTTTTAATGCAGCGCCCTACAGCGTTTCTATCACAGTTATATCATACCAGACAAGCCATGTAGCGCGTGCTGTATTTCTGTGTTCTCCCCTTGGCAGCCTTTCCCTCCGCACGGTGCATCATAAGACGGCTCTATCGATGAAGCTGGACCCGCTCGCAGCACTGCTTTCGTACCCCTCCTTCGCAAACGCACATGTATACACGAAaacgacgcgcacacgcacatattGGCACGGCAGCTCTTGATCGTGTGTCTTCACCCTGTACAGGTGCAACAGCATCAGCCAAATTCGCAGAACAAGAAAAGTAGGGCTGGAATTAATGgccaaaaagaaaaacgaatGTCACTCTTGCAGGTTAGTACAGGCGTACAACACTTGTGAGAATGACGAAATAAAAGACGAAATCGACATCATCGTCAACACTTACGAAAATGTTCGCGTGTCTGGCAAGAGCGCGGCGCACTACCGAGTGCTTGTCCCACTTACATCCGAAAGTCACCCGAGCAGACGCGTTACCCTAGAGATCCGTGTGGTACCTGGGTATCCGTATGTGGCACCGGCCATCAATCTTTTG
The sequence above is drawn from the Leishmania mexicana MHOM/GT/2001/U1103 complete genome, chromosome 11 genome and encodes:
- a CDS encoding putative SNF2/RAD54 related DNA helicase — encoded protein: MEALLPVETCLRCGHPYAFRLSRFGCVFFCACHECIDVLKVAAAFSAAVRGRTAAVPFVPLMSSPSCELTFCIKVVSVEVDFVRDLASANFRNFHDAEVAQIAFSLSLALREQLARSGAALTGPAPVMEQLTEELLESGQDPALPFFVNPPPPGLRKAVADILSCAVPEIRLDRIPHLLRRTMKAHQVEGVKTALRWGGRILFADDMGVGKTIQALATVAALEAYPLLIVCPSVLKLMWADLIEQYLHEQVSVEEIHLIHGANDALSIDSQPKVVLVSYHMAAVLEKQLQARSWKCLLCDESHLLHTNVSGADATYTRVVAAIGQRTPHCLLLSGTPATDNPFDLFNQIDTLRPKLLGESRFEFAMRYCQLTFSPYLQVGGSTRRVEFSSLLRSCCMLRRLKEDVLELPRKSRVVMRVAHRHGSHSDARRSGEAPYQDRYANSWKANWNGIAEAVEHCCSKYDRVVLLAHHIELIDSLVQWTRDHCKRAVRIDGRVPVQQRGDLLHTFHRGDARIAVIGITACAVGISLAPAQCAVFCELPPDAAWMRQAEDRLHRPGQRDEVVVYYLLGLHSQFDAELFSRLCRSLSDAEESRGTSLSLSQIAHASHPTLHPKPASKAPTHGSVQPTAEPLLFCISKNTDRIHVRASKSTGFYTTFPWHEARQCVQQRQDPVWQQLDTFLESVTRLSPFHRRQLVLRQAWLPPVFQWKSGGAAASAPRRRNRYAKTLTLGWGVWWEVRRLYFPTRYYFGPLTASAKNEYEPGCLNCAASLPQLDRRAYIFVPGAICGAANGDSELFCSGKCRLSFFIRRSGGVIRRSVAGVDKSVCSHCHVDCETLCTAVAAAAGRRERVAVIERLHPQLLQFPALCEKVVSNPIPGNFWHADHVVPVACGGGEATLENLQTLCVVCHALKTHEDMRQLRQKRALLPAQGPVARTTVDVAWVKVTASSVSRVTWRKV